Part of the Kitasatospora sp. NBC_01266 genome, GGCCGATCCCTCGGCGGATCCGTCCTGCTGCTGTTCGTCCGGCTCTTCGCTCATGCCGATTCGAACTTACGCTGCGTCGGAAGGGCTGCCCGATCGGCCCCCGGTCCGGCCGATCGGCGGAGCCGGTGTTCGAAGAGCTGGCGCAGGTTGGCCATGCCGTCGGGCAGCGCGTTCAGCTTCACCTCGCCGCCGCGCTGGCGGTATTCGATCGGCACCTCCAGGAAGCGGTAGCCGGCCTGGGTGGCGGCGTTCTTGATCTCCTGGGAGAAGGCCATGCCGGTGGAACGCACGTCAAGCCCGTGCCAGACGTGCCGCCGGAAGATCCACATTCCGGACTGCGAGTCGCGCAGCCCGTTGCGGAAGAGCAGCCGGCTCAACGCGCTGAGCGCGTGGTTGGCCAGGGTGTGCGAGCGCTTCATCGCCGCGCGGTTGTCCCGGCGCAGCCGATCCGTGGTCAGGAACTCTATGTCTCGCTCGACCAGGGTCCCCAGGAGCTGCGGCAGTGCGTCGAAGGGGTAGGTGCAGTCGGCGTCGCCGGTGGCGATCACGTCGCCCTTGGCCGCTTCGAAGCCCGCCAGGTAGGCGTTGCCGTAGCCGCGTTCGGGCTGCGAGACCACCCGCGCGCCCAGGGCGCGGGCGACCTCGGCGGTGTCGTCGGTCGAGGCGTTGTCGACGACCAGGATCTCGGTCTGCCAGCCGGCCGCGGCCAGTTCGGCGACCGGCACCGAGGCCATCACGGTGGAGAGGTTGGGGGCTTCATTGAGCGCCGGGATGACGATCGACAGCGTGTGCACCAGGGCCCCCGTAATACCAACTGCGGACGGGGGTTGAGCGGCGCTGCTGTGCCCCCGATGGTCTGCGGGCGGCCCTGATGATGTCTTGACGTCACGACAGGTGATCAGGGCACCCGCGGTCGGTCACTTTAGCCCATGCTTATTTCCCGAAGTGCTGTCAATCCTTCATTCACCCCGCGCCGCAGCCGTCCCAGGGTTGGCCCCGCGATCGCCCGGTCGCGGGGCGGGGCCGACCAGCCGATGGATGACGGGCCAGGTCAGCCGACCAGCCAGGAGGCGATCGGCTTGGCCGACTGGCCGGTGCCGCCGCTCTTCAGGTCGCCCACCTGGGCCGGGCTCAGCGCCTGGTCCCAGATCAGGATGTGGCCGATCACACCGGCCCACATGCTGCCCCACTGACCGTGCTCGCGGCTACGTCCCAACTGCAGCGGGCCGGGACCCGCCCACACCGCGCCGTTGTTGGGGAGCGGCGTGGTCTGCGCGAGCTGGCCGTTGACGTAGAGCGAGATGCTGTGCAGGTCGGCGTCGTAGGTGCCGGTCAGCAGCGACCAGTCGCCGACCGAGCTGCTGTTGGCGGTCACCGCCTGGACCGCGGTGCTGTCGTTGCCGCCGTCGGCGGTCTGTACCCGGAAGACCCAGTTCTTCTGGCCGTTCGTCGCGTCGAGGCCGAGCTCGAAGGAGTACGACACCCCGTCGCCCTGGCTGATGGCGATCCGCGGGCCGTCGGTGGCCTCGTTCTCCACCCAGGCCGAGATGCTGAAGCTCCGGGTCACGTCCACCACCGGATTGGCGGACTGGGCGAAGGAGTTGCTGTCGGCCTTGAACCGCACGGCGTAGCCGCCGGTCACCTGGTTCACCTGGGAGTCCGGGCCGAGTGCCACGTTGGCCTGTCCGGAGTGGTCGGCGAGCAGGTTCGGCTGGCCGGGCACGGTGGGCGAGTTGCTCGGCGCGGTGGCACTCGCACTCGCCGAGGGAGAGGCGGTACCGGTGGCGACGGTCTTCGTCTTCCCCCCGCTCTTTCCCAGACCGCCGATCACCAGGGCACCGGCGCCGATGCCGAGCACGCAGGCGACCACCACGATGCCTATCGTCACCAGGCGCCGCTTGCGCCGGGCCTGACTCTCGTTCCGGTCGGCCAGCGCCACCCAGTCCGGTCCCTGACCGGTGGGCGCCAGGGCGTGCGGGTTCGGCGGCGGTCCCGGCTGCGGGGCGAAGGCCGTGGGCGGGAAGGGCGCGGTCGGCTGCTGGTAGTCGGCCGGGGCCGCGGGAGCGGGCTGCGCGGGCTGCGGCTGCGCGTACGGGTTGCCGGGTTGCGGATACCCGTAGCCGGCCGGCGCCTGAGGCAGGGTCGGCGGCTGCGGATAGCCGTATGCACCGGGTGCGCTCGGTGTGTCCGGCTGCGCGGGGGTGACGGGCGGCGTGTCCGTCCCCCGCTCCTGCGATGGGAACGGGGGCTGCTGGGCGGGGGCTGCGGACTCTCCCCGGTGTTCCGTGCCGTCAGTCATAGACCGGATGCTAGAACATGATCCGCGCCGCCCCAATTGTTTGGTCCGCACTCCCCGCGCGGCCCTGTGCGGTTCGCGCGACGCCGGTCGGCCGGTCCACCGGAACACGGGGTCCCTGCCGGAGCGGGGAGTTGGCGGCGCGGCAGCGGTCACAGGGACATCGCGTAGACCCACAGCTCGATCTCCGGGCGCGGGCACCAGTCCCGTTCCGGGGCCCGGCGGAAGCCGACCCGCTCGTATATGCGGTGCGCGGCCTTCATGCCCGGGCGGGTGGAGAAGGCCATGCCGGTCAGGCCGAGGTCGCGGCTGCGCTGGACGCAGGCGCGGACCAGGGCCTCGCCCACGCCGCGACCTCGGGCGGCGGCGGAGGCGGCCAGCATCCGGATCTCGCCCTCCGAGGGGGTGGCGATGTCGGCCCACTCGGTGCCGCCGACGGCGAAGGTGACGCAGCCGAGGACCCGGCCGGTGGGGCCGGTCGAGAGGTCGGCGGGGTCGACGGCGACCAGCAGTTCGGCCTCGGCGGCGCGGCGGGCGGCGTCGGCCAGCAGCGAGACGTAGGGGGAGTCGGAGTGGGTGTGGCCATCGCCGACGAAGGCTTCGACGGTCACCGCGCCCGCGGGGTCGAGATCTGCCGCGGTCGCGGTGCGGATGAGGAGGTCCATCGAACCAGTGTGCCAAGGCGCAGGTCGGAGGCGGCAGGAAGGGTGCCGCGCAGCCGGTCCGGGTTGGCCGGGAGCGGCTGGGGCCGGGGATTCGGCCGTGGTTGCGGCCGGGGGGTGGTGGCGGCGGTGGCCGGGCCGTCGGGGAGGTCGGGGTCGCGGCGGAGCAGCAGTCCGAGCAGGCCGAAGCCGCCGACCAGGCCGACCACGGCGATCGCGGTTGCCAGGGTGGAGGAGGTCATGCCTTCAGCCTGGCAAGTGGTTCGAATCGGTACGAGTGGCAGTAATGACACTCTCCATCGAATTACTGCCACCAGGCCCGGTAGGCTGGCGGGCATGCTGAAGAACGTCGTCGCCGTGGTGCTGGAGGAGGTGCACCCCTTCGAACTCGGGGTGGCCTGCGAGGTCTTCGGGCTGGACCGGAGCGAGCAGGAGCTGCCGGTCTACGACTTCGCGCTCGCCTCGGACCGCCCGGGTGAGCTGCGCACCCATGCCGGATTCAGCGTGAACGTGCCGCACGGCGCCGAGCGGCTGGCCGAGGCCGACCTGGTGGTCCTGGCGGCCACCGGGATCCGGGAGAGCTATCCGCCGGTGCTGATCGAGGCGTTGCGCGCGGCGGTCGAGCGCGGCGCCCGGGTGCTGTCGATCTGCAGCGGCACCTTCCTGCTCGGCGCGGCCGGGCTGCTGGACGGGCGGCGCTGCACCACGCACTGGCGGCAGGCGACCGAGCTGGCCGAGCGGTTCCCGCTCACCCGGGTCGAGCCGGAGGTGCTCTACGTGGACGAGGACCCGGTGATCACCGCGGCCGGCACCGCGGCGGGCATCGACGCCTGCCTCCACCTGGTGCGCAAGGTGCAGGGCGTCGAGGTGGCGCGCGGCATCGCCCGGCGGATGGTGGTCGCCCCGCACCGCGAGGGCGGGCAGGCGCAGTACGTCACCCGGCCGCTGGCCAGTGTCGAGTGCACCTCCTTCGGCTCGGTGCTCGACTGGATGCGCCAGGAGTTGGAGCGCGACTGGACGGTGGACGCACTGGCCGCCCGCGCGCACATGGCGCCGCGCACCTTCGCGCGGCGGTTCCGGCAGGAGACCGGGAGCACGCCGCTGCGCTGGCTGATCGGGCAGCGGGTGCTGCTCGCGCGGCGGCTGCTGGAGGAGACCGGCGAGCCGGTGGAGGCGGTGGCGGCCCAGGTCGGCTTCGGCAACGCGGCGGCGCTGCGCCACCACTTCGGGCGGCTGGTGGGCACCACGCCGCAGGCCTACCGGCGGGCGTTCGGCGGCGAGCGGGTGGGCTGAGGCTGTCCGGGGCGCGCGGGGCCGGGCCGGTGGGCCCGCGGCTGTGGCAGGCTGGGCCGCATGGCAGCGGCGGCGATTCGGGGAGCCCGGGAGCGGGCGAGGGCGGAACTCACCGAGGAGATCAAGCGGGAGGCGCGGCGCCAGCTGGCTCGCGACGGCGCCCAGCGGCTCTCGCTGCGGGCGGTGGCGCGGGAGTTGGGCATGGCCTCCTCCGCGCTGTACCGGTACTTCCCGAGCCGTGACGACCTGCTGACCGCGCTGATCGTGGACGCCCACACCATGCTGGCCGAGACGGTGGAGCGCGCGGTGGCGGTGGTGCCCGGCGCTGGTGGCGCCCGGGTGCGCTGGCGGGTGCTCTGCGCGGCGGTGCGCGACTGGGCCAGGGCGCGGCCGCACGAGTACGCGTTGCTCTACGGCACTCCGGTCCCCGGCTACCGGGCCGCCGAGGAGACCGTCGGGCCGGCCGCCCGGATCCCGCTCGCGCTGCTCGGCCTGCTCCGCGGCAGCGCCGCCCGACCCGCTCAGGGGCCGGCGCGTCCGTCCCCCCGGTCGCCATCCCCGCTGCTCTCCGCGCGGCTGGCCCAGCTGGTCGGCCAGTACGCGCCGGAGCTGCCGCAGCCGGTGGTGGCCCGGGCGCTCGTCGCCTGGGCGCAGCTGTGCGGCATGGTCGGGTTCGAGCTCGCGGGGAACCTGGACGGCGCGGTGGAGTCGGCCGACGCCTTCTTCGCCTGTGCGGTCGAGCAGTTGGCCGATCTCCTGGGCCTACCGGAGGCCCCGCCCGCCGAGCGCGGCTGAACAGGCGGACCGAACGAGCCGGGCACCGCCGCCGCCACCCGCCCCGGGCGCGGGTGGCAGCAGCGATGCCCGGCGGACTCGAGCTGCTCGGAGCTGCTCGGAGCTTCTCTGAGCAGTCGTCAGACCGGCAGCGACCAGGCCTGGTTCGCCTGATGGTCGCCGCAGGTCCAGACGTCCAGCTGGCTGCCGTCCGCCGTACCGCCGCCGTAGACGTCCAGGCAGAGCCCGGAGTCGGCGGCCACCAGCGTGCCGTCCGGCTGCGCGGTCCACTGCTGGCCGCCCGCGCCGCAGCTGCTCAGCGTCACCCAGGAGCCGGCCGAAGTGCCGGACTCGGTCAGGCACTTGCCGAGCGTGCCGATGGTCCCGTCGCTGTTCAGCGTCCAGCGCTGGTTGGCGTTGCCGGTGCAGGAGTAGAGGATCACCGGGTTGCCGTCCACCGTCGAACTGCCGGAGTCGTCAGCGCACTTGGCGCCGTTGCCGGTCAGCTGGCCGGTGGGCACCGGAGCCGCGCAGCCCTGCGGGGTGAGCCGCCAGATCGCCGTGCCGTGCGCGGGGACGGTGGCGGTCAGCGTCGAGGAGACGGTCGAACTCGCGCCGGTCCACAGGTCCTTGGCGCTCACCGTGCA contains:
- a CDS encoding glycosyltransferase family 2 protein, with protein sequence MHTLSIVIPALNEAPNLSTVMASVPVAELAAAGWQTEILVVDNASTDDTAEVARALGARVVSQPERGYGNAYLAGFEAAKGDVIATGDADCTYPFDALPQLLGTLVERDIEFLTTDRLRRDNRAAMKRSHTLANHALSALSRLLFRNGLRDSQSGMWIFRRHVWHGLDVRSTGMAFSQEIKNAATQAGYRFLEVPIEYRQRGGEVKLNALPDGMANLRQLFEHRLRRSAGPGADRAALPTQRKFESA
- a CDS encoding LamG domain-containing protein, whose amino-acid sequence is MTDGTEHRGESAAPAQQPPFPSQERGTDTPPVTPAQPDTPSAPGAYGYPQPPTLPQAPAGYGYPQPGNPYAQPQPAQPAPAAPADYQQPTAPFPPTAFAPQPGPPPNPHALAPTGQGPDWVALADRNESQARRKRRLVTIGIVVVACVLGIGAGALVIGGLGKSGGKTKTVATGTASPSASASATAPSNSPTVPGQPNLLADHSGQANVALGPDSQVNQVTGGYAVRFKADSNSFAQSANPVVDVTRSFSISAWVENEATDGPRIAISQGDGVSYSFELGLDATNGQKNWVFRVQTADGGNDSTAVQAVTANSSSVGDWSLLTGTYDADLHSISLYVNGQLAQTTPLPNNGAVWAGPGPLQLGRSREHGQWGSMWAGVIGHILIWDQALSPAQVGDLKSGGTGQSAKPIASWLVG
- a CDS encoding GNAT family N-acetyltransferase — encoded protein: MDLLIRTATAADLDPAGAVTVEAFVGDGHTHSDSPYVSLLADAARRAAEAELLVAVDPADLSTGPTGRVLGCVTFAVGGTEWADIATPSEGEIRMLAASAAARGRGVGEALVRACVQRSRDLGLTGMAFSTRPGMKAAHRIYERVGFRRAPERDWCPRPEIELWVYAMSL
- a CDS encoding helix-turn-helix domain-containing protein; translation: MLKNVVAVVLEEVHPFELGVACEVFGLDRSEQELPVYDFALASDRPGELRTHAGFSVNVPHGAERLAEADLVVLAATGIRESYPPVLIEALRAAVERGARVLSICSGTFLLGAAGLLDGRRCTTHWRQATELAERFPLTRVEPEVLYVDEDPVITAAGTAAGIDACLHLVRKVQGVEVARGIARRMVVAPHREGGQAQYVTRPLASVECTSFGSVLDWMRQELERDWTVDALAARAHMAPRTFARRFRQETGSTPLRWLIGQRVLLARRLLEETGEPVEAVAAQVGFGNAAALRHHFGRLVGTTPQAYRRAFGGERVG
- a CDS encoding TetR/AcrR family transcriptional regulator — translated: MAAAAIRGARERARAELTEEIKREARRQLARDGAQRLSLRAVARELGMASSALYRYFPSRDDLLTALIVDAHTMLAETVERAVAVVPGAGGARVRWRVLCAAVRDWARARPHEYALLYGTPVPGYRAAEETVGPAARIPLALLGLLRGSAARPAQGPARPSPRSPSPLLSARLAQLVGQYAPELPQPVVARALVAWAQLCGMVGFELAGNLDGAVESADAFFACAVEQLADLLGLPEAPPAERG